One genomic window of Streptomyces sp. NBC_01498 includes the following:
- a CDS encoding ATP-dependent DNA ligase, giving the protein MLLATLAHVSREVATTSARSRKISLLADLFRAAGPDDVPVVIPWLAGRLPQGRIGVGRQILKDPVAPAATATLTVRAADGAVTALAGVSGPGSVAERRRLVEALLGAATGEEQRFLIALLSGEVRQGALDAVAVEALARATGAPPAAVRRAVMLAGSLQRVAERLLAEGPGALAGFRLTVGRPVLPMLAGSAGSVAEAVERLGPCAVEEKLDGIRVQVHREGDSVRVHTRTLDDITDRLPELTRAALALDGDRFILDGEVVALGGDGRPRPFQEVAGRVGSRTDVTTAAVALPLSPVFFDVLAADGEDLLDLPYAGRRSVLDRLVPAPMRVRRVVVAPREGAEAAALAEAEEFARATLDRGHEGVVVKALGTPYSAGRRGAGWVKVKPVHTLDLVVLAAEWGHGRRTGRLSNLHLGARGPDGSFVMLGKTFKGLTDAMLEWQTARLRELAVSDDGFTVRVRPELVVEIAYDGLQRSSRYPAGVTPRFARVLRHREDKPASEADTLEAVLATPGAPGVV; this is encoded by the coding sequence ATGCTGCTGGCCACGCTCGCCCATGTCTCACGGGAGGTCGCCACCACCTCGGCGCGGTCCCGGAAGATCTCCCTGCTGGCCGACCTCTTCCGGGCGGCCGGGCCCGACGACGTGCCGGTCGTCATTCCCTGGCTGGCGGGACGGCTGCCCCAGGGCCGTATCGGTGTCGGCCGGCAGATCCTGAAGGACCCTGTCGCGCCCGCGGCCACGGCCACGCTGACCGTCCGCGCGGCGGACGGCGCGGTCACCGCGCTCGCGGGCGTCTCCGGTCCCGGTTCGGTGGCCGAGCGGCGGCGGCTGGTGGAGGCGCTGCTGGGCGCGGCCACCGGGGAGGAGCAGCGGTTCCTGATCGCCCTGCTCTCCGGTGAGGTGCGGCAGGGGGCGCTGGACGCGGTCGCCGTGGAGGCCCTGGCGCGGGCGACCGGGGCGCCGCCCGCCGCCGTACGGCGGGCCGTGATGCTGGCGGGCTCGCTCCAGCGTGTCGCCGAGCGGCTGCTGGCGGAGGGGCCCGGCGCGCTGGCCGGGTTCCGGCTGACCGTGGGGCGGCCGGTGCTCCCGATGCTCGCCGGGTCGGCGGGCAGTGTGGCGGAGGCGGTGGAACGGCTGGGGCCGTGCGCGGTGGAGGAGAAGCTGGACGGGATCCGGGTGCAGGTCCACCGGGAGGGTGACTCCGTACGGGTCCACACCCGGACCCTGGACGACATCACGGACCGGCTGCCCGAGCTGACGCGCGCCGCGCTGGCGCTGGACGGTGACCGTTTCATCCTGGACGGGGAGGTCGTCGCGCTGGGCGGGGACGGCAGGCCGCGCCCGTTCCAGGAGGTCGCGGGGCGGGTCGGCTCCCGTACCGACGTGACGACGGCGGCGGTCGCCCTGCCGCTGTCGCCGGTCTTCTTCGACGTCCTCGCCGCCGACGGCGAGGATCTGCTGGACCTGCCGTACGCCGGGCGCCGTTCGGTGCTGGACCGGCTGGTGCCCGCGCCGATGCGGGTGCGGCGGGTGGTGGTGGCTCCCCGGGAGGGGGCGGAGGCCGCGGCCCTCGCGGAGGCGGAGGAGTTCGCGCGGGCGACCCTCGACCGGGGGCACGAGGGCGTCGTGGTCAAGGCGCTCGGCACCCCGTACAGCGCGGGACGGCGCGGCGCGGGGTGGGTGAAGGTCAAGCCGGTCCACACGCTGGATCTCGTGGTGCTGGCCGCCGAGTGGGGCCACGGCAGGCGCACCGGACGGCTGTCCAATCTGCATCTGGGCGCCCGGGGGCCGGACGGCTCGTTCGTGATGCTGGGCAAGACGTTCAAGGGCCTCACCGACGCCATGCTGGAGTGGCAGACGGCGCGGCTGCGCGAACTCGCCGTGTCGGACGACGGTTTCACGGTGCGGGTGCGCCCGGAGCTGGTGGTGGAGATCGCGTACGACGGGCTCCAGCGCTCGTCGCGCTACCCGGCGGGGGTGACGCCGCGGTTCGCGCGGGTGCTGCGCCACCGCGAGGACAAACCGGCGTCGGAGGCCGACACCCTGGAAGCGGTCCTCGCCACGCCGGGCGCGCCCGGCGTGGTGTGA
- a CDS encoding pentapeptide repeat-containing protein: MTYPSSDPSRPPAWPHCARGAGVTDPVGCRGVRVARRTACLAHLEETDRAAHLAALSPGADIDHRGTSFSTSLLDRLLDALRDQVTRHPRLGNARFNGARFTGDANFSGADLTGRASFDDAVFTGGARFGGADFTETARFGGAVFEGEARFREAAFSGGARFDGTVFRGNALFLGAVFEADTTFGEARFEATSELGPLLCDGAVDLDGAVFGAPVTLEIAARAVSLRRARWAPKAALRLRYASLDLSDAVLEYPLVVTAHGTPFVSPHLDDPLSETALAGRDHGVRLTSVSGVDTALLALHDIDLSGCRFAGAVHLDGLRVDGWCTFATAPTGWWRRFPWRWSRRRALIEEHHWRARSARRAHGWTALPADAPRDTPELRPAALAALYRQLRKSLEDGKNEPGAADFYFGECEMRRHDRDGTFLVERLLLTVHWALSGYGLRAVRALAWLALAMLVTVTLLMAFGLPEESPKQEITGTVPAGGGKVTFEMDKADPENPRGDTFTGERLEKALNVTLNSVVFRSSGQDLTTAGGYIEMASRVSEPVLLGLAALAVRNRVKR, from the coding sequence ATGACGTACCCGAGCTCCGATCCTTCCCGGCCCCCGGCCTGGCCGCACTGCGCGCGGGGCGCCGGCGTCACGGACCCGGTGGGCTGCCGCGGGGTCCGGGTGGCCCGCCGCACCGCGTGCCTGGCCCATCTGGAGGAGACCGACCGGGCCGCCCACCTGGCCGCCCTGTCGCCCGGCGCCGACATCGACCATCGCGGTACCTCCTTCAGTACGAGCCTCCTGGACCGGCTGCTCGACGCGCTGCGCGACCAGGTCACCCGGCATCCCCGCCTCGGCAACGCCCGTTTCAACGGGGCGAGGTTCACCGGCGACGCCAACTTCTCCGGGGCGGACCTCACCGGCCGGGCCTCGTTCGACGACGCGGTCTTCACCGGCGGCGCCCGGTTCGGCGGGGCCGACTTCACGGAGACCGCCCGGTTCGGCGGCGCGGTGTTCGAGGGCGAGGCCAGGTTCCGCGAGGCGGCCTTCTCGGGCGGCGCCCGGTTCGACGGGACGGTCTTCCGGGGGAACGCCCTGTTCCTCGGGGCGGTCTTCGAGGCCGACACCACGTTCGGCGAGGCGCGGTTCGAGGCCACCTCGGAACTGGGCCCGCTGCTGTGCGACGGGGCGGTCGATCTGGACGGCGCGGTGTTCGGCGCGCCGGTCACCCTGGAGATAGCCGCCCGCGCGGTGAGCCTGCGCCGGGCCCGCTGGGCGCCGAAGGCCGCGTTACGGCTGCGCTACGCCTCCCTCGACCTGAGCGACGCGGTCCTGGAGTACCCGCTGGTGGTCACCGCGCACGGCACCCCCTTCGTCTCCCCCCACCTGGACGATCCGCTGTCCGAGACCGCGCTGGCCGGCCGGGACCACGGGGTGCGGCTCACCTCGGTGAGCGGCGTCGACACCGCGCTGCTGGCCCTGCACGACATCGACCTGAGCGGCTGCCGGTTCGCCGGGGCCGTCCATCTCGACGGCCTCCGGGTGGACGGCTGGTGCACCTTCGCCACCGCGCCCACCGGCTGGTGGCGGCGGTTCCCCTGGCGGTGGAGCCGCCGGCGCGCCCTGATCGAGGAACACCACTGGCGGGCCCGCTCGGCGCGGCGCGCCCACGGCTGGACGGCGCTGCCCGCCGACGCGCCCAGGGACACGCCGGAGCTGCGCCCGGCCGCGCTCGCCGCCCTGTACCGGCAGCTGCGCAAGTCCCTGGAGGACGGCAAGAACGAGCCCGGCGCGGCCGACTTCTACTTCGGCGAGTGCGAGATGCGCCGCCACGACAGGGACGGCACCTTCCTCGTCGAACGCCTCCTGCTGACCGTCCACTGGGCACTGTCCGGCTACGGGCTCCGTGCCGTGCGCGCCCTGGCCTGGCTCGCGCTCGCGATGCTCGTCACGGTGACGCTGCTGATGGCCTTCGGCCTGCCGGAGGAGTCCCCGAAGCAGGAGATCACCGGGACCGTGCCGGCGGGCGGCGGAAAGGTCACCTTCGAGATGGACAAGGCCGACCCGGAGAACCCCCGGGGCGACACCTTCACCGGCGAGCGCCTGGAGAAGGCGCTGAACGTCACTCTCAACTCGGTGGTCTTCCGCTCCTCCGGCCAGGACCTGACCACCGCCGGCGGCTACATCGAGATGGCCTCCCGGGTGAGCGAGCCCGTGCTCCTGGGCCTGGCGGCCCTCGCGGTCCGCAACCGCGTCAAACGCTGA
- a CDS encoding serine/threonine-protein kinase — MAETSLIQGRYRLLDLIGRGGMGEVWRARDESLGRHVAVKCLKPLGPQQDRSFTRVLRERFRREARVAAALQHRGVTVVHDFGEHDGVLYLVMELLEGRNLSQLLEDNGRGRLPVPDVVDIAEQVADALAYTHEQGIVHRDLKPANIMRLADGAVKICDFGIARLGHDIGFTSKLTGTGIAMGTPHYMSPEQIGGGHIDHRSDLYSLGCVLYEITTGAPPFDQDDAWAVLLGHRDTTPRPLRSRRSDVPEFLDGIVRDLLAKTPDERPPDATALRHRIIAARSLAERPGGQGRPPGPPTLAHPPSAAGSPSHGPGGADPRLPAWTYGMTIGRLATGSLTRRTAQPDPAAGLTGEWTTPSGPAGPASAGPRRPERPTPSPEQIAVLNSRHSAGLSLGRLGRWDEAGEVHRAVAAEREHTLGPDHPDTLGSRYEVGFTLSRTGRTADALREFVRVAEGRERTLGADHPDTLAARQETAYVLGQLGRHFEAHEVYAAVLASRQRTMGADHPDTLRCRHNLAFNLSRLGRIEDSYRTALDVARARTRVLGATHPDTLVTRYEVAYALGTLGRWTEALRTYREVAAGRAQALGGDHPDTLAARYEVGISLGRLGRSTEALELYRELVGDRARVHGPTDPETLRARHGLGVNLGRLARWEEALAESRDVCAIRERVLGPDHPDTLVSRREVAVGLGWLGRWSDALTVYRAVAESRERVLGPDHPDALASRNDEAHCLEQLGRGAEAVELYRRVAALRRQREAGRR, encoded by the coding sequence ATGGCGGAAACGAGTCTGATCCAGGGCCGGTACCGATTGCTCGATCTGATCGGGCGCGGCGGCATGGGCGAGGTGTGGCGGGCCCGGGACGAGTCGCTCGGCCGGCACGTCGCCGTCAAATGCCTCAAGCCGCTCGGTCCGCAGCAGGATCGGTCGTTCACCCGCGTCCTGCGCGAACGGTTCCGCCGTGAGGCGCGCGTCGCCGCCGCCCTCCAGCACCGGGGCGTCACCGTCGTCCACGACTTCGGCGAACACGACGGCGTGCTCTACCTCGTCATGGAACTGCTCGAAGGCCGCAACCTCAGCCAGCTGCTGGAGGACAACGGGCGGGGCAGGCTCCCGGTGCCGGACGTCGTGGACATCGCCGAGCAGGTCGCGGACGCCCTCGCGTACACCCACGAACAGGGCATCGTGCACCGGGACCTGAAGCCCGCCAACATCATGCGGCTGGCCGACGGCGCCGTGAAGATCTGCGACTTCGGCATCGCCCGGCTCGGCCACGACATCGGCTTCACCTCCAAGCTCACCGGCACCGGCATCGCCATGGGCACCCCGCACTACATGTCGCCCGAGCAGATCGGCGGCGGCCACATCGACCACCGCAGCGATCTCTACTCCCTGGGCTGTGTGCTGTACGAGATCACCACCGGCGCCCCGCCCTTCGACCAGGACGACGCCTGGGCCGTCCTGCTCGGCCACCGCGACACCACACCGCGCCCGCTGCGCAGCCGCCGCTCCGACGTGCCCGAGTTCCTCGACGGGATCGTGCGCGACCTGCTGGCCAAGACACCCGACGAGCGCCCGCCGGACGCCACCGCCCTCCGGCACCGGATCATCGCGGCCCGGTCCCTGGCCGAACGGCCCGGCGGGCAGGGGCGGCCACCGGGCCCGCCCACCCTCGCCCACCCGCCGTCGGCGGCCGGCTCCCCCTCCCACGGGCCCGGCGGCGCCGACCCCCGGCTGCCCGCCTGGACGTACGGCATGACCATCGGCCGCCTGGCGACCGGCTCCCTCACCCGGCGGACCGCGCAGCCCGACCCCGCGGCGGGCCTCACCGGCGAATGGACCACCCCGTCGGGACCGGCCGGTCCCGCCTCCGCCGGACCCCGCCGCCCCGAGCGCCCCACCCCGTCGCCCGAGCAGATCGCCGTGCTCAACAGCAGACACAGCGCCGGCCTCAGCCTGGGCCGGCTCGGCCGCTGGGACGAGGCGGGCGAGGTGCACCGCGCGGTCGCGGCCGAGCGTGAGCACACGCTGGGCCCCGACCACCCCGACACCCTCGGCAGCCGCTACGAGGTGGGTTTCACGCTCAGCCGCACCGGCCGCACGGCGGACGCGCTGCGGGAGTTCGTCCGGGTCGCGGAGGGCCGCGAACGCACACTGGGCGCCGACCACCCGGACACCCTGGCCGCGCGCCAGGAGACCGCGTACGTCCTCGGACAGCTCGGCCGGCACTTCGAGGCGCACGAGGTGTACGCGGCGGTCCTCGCCTCCCGCCAGCGCACCATGGGCGCCGACCACCCCGACACCCTGCGCTGCCGCCACAACCTGGCCTTCAACCTCAGCAGGCTCGGCCGGATCGAGGACTCGTACCGGACGGCGCTCGACGTGGCGCGGGCGCGCACCCGGGTGCTGGGCGCCACCCACCCCGACACCCTGGTCACCCGGTACGAGGTGGCCTACGCGCTCGGCACGCTCGGCCGCTGGACGGAGGCGCTCCGGACGTACCGCGAGGTCGCCGCCGGCCGCGCCCAGGCCCTCGGCGGCGACCACCCCGACACCCTGGCGGCGCGCTACGAGGTCGGCATCAGCCTCGGCCGGCTCGGCCGCAGCACCGAGGCCCTGGAGCTCTACCGGGAACTGGTCGGGGACCGCGCCCGGGTGCACGGCCCCACCGACCCCGAGACGCTGCGCGCCCGGCACGGGCTCGGGGTGAATCTCGGCCGCCTCGCCCGCTGGGAGGAGGCCCTGGCGGAGTCGCGCGACGTGTGCGCGATCCGGGAACGCGTCCTGGGGCCCGACCATCCGGACACCCTCGTCAGCCGCCGCGAGGTCGCCGTGGGCCTCGGCTGGCTGGGCCGCTGGTCCGACGCGCTGACGGTCTACCGGGCGGTCGCGGAGTCCCGCGAACGTGTCCTCGGCCCGGACCACCCCGACGCCCTCGCCAGCCGCAACGACGAGGCGCACTGTCTCGAACAACTCGGGCGCGGCGCCGAGGCGGTGGAGCTCTACCGCAGGGTGGCGGCCCTGCGCCGGCAGCGGGAGGCCGGGCGGCGCTGA
- a CDS encoding phytoene desaturase family protein codes for MPALASPTRTSYDAVIVGGGHNGLVAAAYLAGAGHTVLVLERLGHTGGAAVSTRPFAGVDARLSRYSYLVSLLPDKIVDELGLRFAVRKRTVSSYTPAVRDGRPTGLLVGGGADRTRASFAALTGGDSEYAAWQEFYAATARVAERVFPTLTEPLPAHDELRARIDDEAAWRMLFEEPIGVAIEERFRDDLVRGVVLTDALIGTFADAHDPSLLQNRCFLYHVVGGGTGDWDVPVGGMGAFTDALAGAARAAGAEIVTGHEATRVETDGARAEVTFRTEDGGTGTVAARHVLVNASPQALAALLGATPPAPPAEGAQLKVNMLLRRLPRLRDRGVDPREAFAGTFHIAEGYGQLATAYEEAAGGRPPSAPPSEIYCHSLTDPSILGPELAGEGYQTLTLFGLHTPARLFTEDNDAARDALLKATLNQLDAHLDEPIADCLAVDADGRPCIEAKTPLDLERDLRLPGGHIFHRDLAFPYATPDTGRWGVETAHANVLLCGAGAVRGGGVSGVPGHNAAMAVLERERTAAR; via the coding sequence ATGCCCGCACTCGCCTCTCCCACCCGCACCTCCTACGACGCCGTGATCGTCGGCGGCGGCCACAACGGACTGGTCGCCGCCGCCTATCTCGCCGGAGCCGGACACACCGTCCTCGTCCTGGAGCGCCTCGGCCACACCGGCGGGGCCGCCGTCTCCACCCGCCCCTTCGCCGGGGTCGACGCCCGGCTCTCCCGCTACTCGTACCTGGTGTCGCTGCTGCCGGACAAGATCGTGGACGAACTGGGGCTGCGGTTCGCCGTACGCAAGCGCACCGTCTCCTCCTACACACCGGCCGTGCGTGACGGCAGGCCGACCGGGCTGCTGGTGGGCGGCGGCGCCGACCGCACCCGCGCGTCGTTCGCCGCGCTGACCGGGGGCGACAGCGAGTACGCGGCCTGGCAGGAGTTCTACGCCGCCACCGCCCGGGTCGCCGAGCGCGTCTTCCCGACGCTCACCGAACCCCTGCCCGCCCACGACGAGTTGCGCGCCCGGATCGACGACGAAGCCGCCTGGCGGATGCTCTTCGAGGAGCCGATCGGCGTCGCGATCGAGGAGCGGTTCCGTGACGACCTCGTACGGGGCGTCGTCCTCACCGACGCGCTGATCGGCACCTTCGCCGACGCCCACGACCCGTCCCTGCTCCAGAACCGCTGCTTCCTCTACCACGTGGTGGGCGGCGGCACCGGCGACTGGGACGTGCCGGTGGGCGGCATGGGCGCGTTCACCGACGCGCTCGCCGGCGCGGCCCGCGCGGCCGGGGCGGAGATCGTCACCGGCCACGAGGCGACCCGCGTCGAGACCGACGGCGCGCGCGCCGAGGTCACCTTCCGTACGGAGGACGGCGGCACCGGCACCGTCGCCGCGCGCCATGTGCTGGTGAACGCGTCCCCGCAGGCGCTCGCCGCCCTGCTCGGCGCCACCCCGCCCGCGCCCCCGGCCGAGGGCGCCCAGCTGAAGGTCAACATGCTGCTGCGGCGGCTGCCGAGGCTGCGGGACCGGGGCGTCGACCCGCGCGAGGCGTTCGCGGGGACGTTCCACATCGCCGAGGGGTACGGGCAGTTGGCGACGGCGTACGAGGAGGCGGCCGGTGGCCGGCCGCCGTCGGCGCCCCCGTCCGAGATCTACTGCCACTCGCTGACGGACCCGTCGATCCTGGGCCCCGAGCTGGCCGGGGAGGGCTACCAGACGCTCACCCTCTTCGGACTGCACACGCCCGCGCGGCTGTTCACGGAGGACAACGACGCCGCGCGCGACGCGCTGCTCAAGGCGACCCTGAACCAGCTCGACGCGCACCTGGACGAGCCGATCGCCGACTGTCTCGCCGTGGACGCGGACGGGCGGCCCTGCATCGAGGCGAAGACGCCCCTGGATCTCGAACGCGACCTGCGGCTGCCCGGCGGCCACATCTTCCACCGGGATCTCGCCTTCCCCTACGCCACGCCGGACACCGGCCGGTGGGGCGTGGAGACGGCGCACGCGAACGTACTGCTGTGCGGCGCGGGCGCCGTGCGCGGCGGCGGCGTCAGCGGCGTACCCGGGCACAACGCCGCGATGGCCGTGCTGGAGCGGGAGCGTACGGCCGCGCGCTGA
- a CDS encoding MFS transporter, with the protein MSPSGSPVTGTVTTQVPARLDRLPWARWHWMIVIGLGTVWILDGLEVTVVGNIASRLSEDGSGLPITDAEVTGLAAALYVAGACSGALFFGWLTDRFGRKKLFLITLAVYLVATALTAISFSAWWFFLFRFLTGFGIGGEYAAINSAIDELIPSKYRGRVDLIINGSFWLGAMGGALLSVLALNTNIFPKDVGWRLTFALGVVLGLVILLVRRHVPESPRWMFIHGQDEGAEEIVSGAEREIERETGKKLPEPGSSITIEQRRSIGFLEIAKTLFRVYPKRSVLGFSLFIGQAFLYNAITFGFGTILVNFFDVSSGSTGYYFAAIAFGNFLGPLLLGRLFDTVGRRPMIAGTYIISGLLLFLTAWFFSNGWLDATTMTLCWAVVLFFASAGASSAYLTVSEVFPMETRALAIAFFYAVGTAAGGISGPLLFASLTSSGVVGDAVIAFCVGASLMVAAGVVAVLFAVAAEGRSLEDIARPLSARD; encoded by the coding sequence ATGAGTCCGAGCGGATCCCCCGTGACCGGGACCGTCACCACCCAGGTCCCGGCCAGGCTCGACCGGCTGCCGTGGGCCCGGTGGCACTGGATGATCGTGATCGGCCTCGGCACCGTGTGGATCCTCGACGGGCTCGAAGTCACCGTCGTCGGCAACATCGCCAGCCGCCTCTCCGAGGACGGCAGCGGCCTGCCGATCACCGACGCCGAGGTCACCGGCCTGGCCGCCGCCCTCTATGTGGCGGGTGCCTGCTCGGGCGCGCTCTTCTTCGGCTGGCTCACCGATCGGTTCGGCCGCAAGAAGCTCTTCCTGATCACCCTCGCGGTGTATCTGGTCGCGACCGCGCTGACGGCGATCTCCTTCTCCGCGTGGTGGTTCTTCCTCTTCCGCTTCCTCACCGGATTCGGTATCGGCGGCGAGTACGCGGCGATCAACTCCGCCATCGACGAACTCATCCCCAGCAAGTACCGGGGCCGGGTCGACCTCATCATCAACGGCAGCTTCTGGCTCGGCGCGATGGGCGGCGCACTGCTCTCCGTCCTCGCGCTCAACACGAACATCTTCCCCAAGGACGTCGGCTGGCGGCTGACGTTCGCGCTCGGCGTCGTCCTCGGCCTTGTCATCCTGCTGGTCCGCAGGCATGTCCCCGAGAGCCCCCGCTGGATGTTCATCCACGGGCAGGACGAGGGCGCCGAGGAGATCGTGTCCGGGGCGGAACGCGAGATCGAGCGGGAGACCGGGAAGAAACTGCCGGAACCCGGCTCGTCCATCACCATCGAGCAGCGCAGGAGCATCGGCTTCCTGGAGATCGCCAAGACGCTGTTCCGTGTCTACCCCAAGCGATCCGTCCTCGGCTTCTCCCTCTTCATCGGCCAGGCGTTCCTCTACAACGCCATCACCTTCGGCTTCGGCACGATCCTGGTGAACTTCTTCGACGTGTCGAGCGGCTCCACCGGCTACTACTTCGCCGCCATCGCCTTCGGCAACTTCCTCGGCCCCCTGCTGCTCGGGCGGCTGTTCGACACGGTGGGCCGCCGGCCGATGATCGCGGGCACGTACATCATCTCGGGGCTGCTGCTCTTCCTCACCGCCTGGTTCTTCAGCAACGGCTGGCTCGACGCGACCACCATGACCCTCTGCTGGGCCGTGGTGCTCTTCTTCGCCTCCGCCGGGGCGAGTTCCGCCTATCTGACGGTCAGTGAGGTCTTCCCCATGGAGACCCGGGCCCTGGCGATCGCGTTCTTCTACGCCGTCGGTACGGCGGCGGGCGGCATCTCCGGGCCGCTGCTGTTCGCGAGCCTCACCAGCAGCGGGGTCGTCGGCGATGCCGTCATCGCGTTCTGCGTGGGCGCCTCGCTCATGGTGGCCGCAGGTGTGGTCGCCGTGCTCTTCGCCGTGGCCGCCGAGGGCAGGTCGCTGGAGGACATCGCGCGGCCCCTGTCGGCCCGCGACTGA
- a CDS encoding serine hydrolase has protein sequence MSGDTVGGGMSRRWPGGGTPPPGGAPAPAPVPFAGNATARGPEASGPADSGPAGSGRPAPTLRRGSPARAGLLAGPLERLVTEAERFLHPSPAHPWYAGAVLLAGRGDTVALHRPLGMAVRYAAYDETTDTGVELPPERRIPMAEDTVFDLASVSKLFTSILAVRETERGALALGERVAAYLPEFGGAGKQDVTVRQLLTHTSGLAAWIPLYEEPTREGKLRRLWAQAPTSPPGTVHRYSDLNLISLQLVLEEITGRTLDVLLREEITGPLGMRRTRFNPPASWRPGIAATEDARPPWSGLDRGLVWGEVHDENAYAFGGVAGHAGVFSCAWDLAVLCRTLLNGGAYGRARVLRPESVELMFTAFDTGFPGDPHGLGFALGRHWFMGAMATPRTAGHTGFTGTSLVLDPTTDSFLVVLGNSVHPVRGWRTGSAPRVAAGDLLARAVPVTPVGGRTAWFSGMAAGTTATLTLPALRLATDRARMRCHLWWDTEPGTGVLALEAYGADGEWRPVPFTTTHAGAETGTPHPEGSVSGWSGRVWHRLDAELTGRRGHDVRLRWRYTTDGPYVGRGVYVDGPRIEDGGRTVFDDARPGDAARVEPDGWSVSAD, from the coding sequence ATGAGCGGGGACACGGTGGGCGGCGGAATGAGCCGGCGGTGGCCGGGCGGCGGCACTCCGCCGCCCGGTGGCGCGCCCGCCCCGGCGCCGGTCCCGTTCGCCGGCAACGCCACGGCCCGGGGCCCGGAGGCGTCCGGCCCGGCAGACTCCGGCCCGGCAGGCTCCGGGCGCCCGGCCCCGACGCTGCGGCGCGGCTCCCCGGCGCGGGCCGGTCTGCTGGCGGGCCCGCTGGAGCGGCTGGTCACGGAGGCCGAGCGGTTCCTTCACCCGTCCCCGGCGCACCCCTGGTACGCGGGGGCCGTCCTGCTGGCCGGGCGGGGTGACACGGTCGCCCTGCACCGGCCCCTCGGCATGGCCGTGCGCTACGCGGCGTACGACGAGACGACCGACACCGGTGTCGAACTGCCGCCGGAGCGGCGGATCCCGATGGCCGAGGACACCGTCTTCGACCTGGCGTCCGTCTCCAAGCTGTTCACCTCGATCCTCGCCGTGCGGGAGACCGAACGCGGGGCGCTGGCCCTGGGGGAGCGCGTCGCCGCGTATCTGCCCGAGTTCGGCGGCGCGGGCAAGCAGGACGTCACGGTCCGGCAGTTGCTCACGCACACCTCGGGCCTCGCGGCCTGGATCCCGCTCTACGAGGAGCCCACCCGGGAGGGGAAGCTGCGCCGGCTGTGGGCGCAGGCCCCCACGAGCCCGCCGGGCACCGTCCACCGGTACTCCGACCTCAATCTGATCTCCCTCCAGCTCGTCCTGGAGGAGATCACCGGCCGCACGCTGGACGTCCTGCTGCGCGAGGAGATCACCGGGCCGCTCGGTATGCGCCGTACGCGTTTCAACCCGCCCGCCTCGTGGCGGCCGGGGATCGCGGCCACCGAGGACGCACGGCCGCCGTGGTCGGGGCTGGACCGGGGCCTGGTGTGGGGCGAGGTGCACGACGAGAACGCGTACGCGTTCGGCGGCGTCGCCGGTCACGCGGGGGTCTTCTCGTGCGCGTGGGACCTGGCGGTCCTGTGCCGGACACTGCTGAACGGCGGGGCCTACGGGCGGGCGCGCGTCCTGCGTCCGGAGTCGGTGGAGCTGATGTTCACCGCCTTCGACACCGGCTTTCCCGGCGATCCCCACGGGCTGGGTTTCGCACTCGGCCGGCACTGGTTCATGGGGGCGATGGCGACTCCGCGTACGGCGGGGCACACCGGCTTCACCGGGACCAGTCTCGTGCTCGATCCGACGACCGACTCGTTCCTGGTGGTGCTCGGCAACTCCGTTCATCCGGTGCGCGGGTGGCGGACGGGCAGCGCGCCCCGGGTGGCCGCCGGCGACCTGCTGGCGCGCGCGGTGCCGGTCACGCCGGTAGGGGGCCGGACCGCCTGGTTCTCCGGCATGGCCGCCGGGACCACCGCCACGCTCACGCTGCCCGCGCTGCGCCTCGCCACCGACCGGGCGCGGATGCGCTGCCACCTGTGGTGGGACACCGAACCCGGAACGGGGGTCCTGGCGCTGGAGGCGTACGGCGCGGACGGCGAGTGGCGGCCGGTGCCCTTCACCACCACCCACGCCGGTGCGGAGACGGGCACCCCGCACCCCGAGGGTTCCGTCTCGGGCTGGTCGGGCCGGGTCTGGCACCGGCTGGACGCGGAGCTGACCGGCCGGCGCGGGCATGACGTAAGGCTGCGCTGGCGGTACACCACCGACGGCCCGTACGTCGGCCGGGGTGTCTACGTGGACGGGCCCCGGATCGAGGACGGCGGCCGTACGGTGTTCGACGACGCCCGCCCCGGGGACGCCGCCCGGGTGGAGCCGGACGGCTGGAGCGTGTCGGCCGACTGA